The DNA segment AATACCTGGCATTGAACGACATTCTCGAGAGCCATGTCTGCCTCGCCGAGAATCGCAACAATGTTCTTGAACACCTGATGGGTCTGTGAAGCTACAGATTCCCCCACTATTTCACCAGTAGACGGGTCCAGGCCCAACTGACCGGATATATAAAGGCTGTCATCTACCAGCAAAGCCTGAGAATATGGACCAATTGCCTGCGGAGCTTTGGTCGTTTTGATGATTTTGCGTTGTTTTTTCAAGCGTCAGGAATTCCGCATCAAAAAGAAACTTACTCCATCAGATCGGCCGCAGGAGCCTTTTTCTCCCATCGCGACAGCTCTTCCAGCAGCGAATCGAATTCCGCCCTGCTGTCATGATTAGGGTCAACGGCCACTATATCGCGTTTCTTTTTTTCTCCATTCGATGGAATCGCGATCACTTTTTTACACTTATTACATCGCACCTTCTTGCCGGCGTACTCATCAGGCGCCTTCAAAGAAGTGCTGCATTTGCTGCATTTAAATTTAATCATTGTTCCCTCAAGACTTTTACCGCTAGCCGAACTGCCTGCCCCACGTTCAAAATTCACGGAGCCAGATCAAACGACCATCATTTTCAAGGTAGCAAATAACGTAGAGCTTAAATCCCTACCAATATAATATGTAGGCTGGGATGCATTTTTCGCTTATTACTTGCCGATTTTCCAAAAAAAGTACTACTTTGCGTTCCTCGGAGGCATATTCTCTGGAATCCAACCTTCACCTTGTTCAGAATGCAGTTTAAACCCGGCACTAAATACGTGCAAGAAAATCCTGCAATATTTGTACATTATATTACTTTTTGCGAAATATTGACCTTGTAAAAAAATCTTAGGAGACTATCATTTAATAGCAACCCTGATATTTTGTTAACCTGTCTGGAATGAAAAATGCCCAAAACAAGTACTGAGATCAAAGCACTGCAAGATGCGGTCACACGGGAAGTAGAGGCATACCTTTTCTACAAAAATCTGGCAGCCCGGACCAGAGATGAAGATTCCAAGGACATCTTTGAAATGCTTGCTCAGGAGGAGGTTCGTCACAAGGAGAATCTCGAGCTTGAACTGATGAAGAGAGGTTGTACAGTACAGGATCAGGGAGAACCCGACTGGCCCGGTCGCATCGCTGGGGAAGAAATGGGAAAGTTCGATTTGGACTACATCGACGCTCTTCGTATAGCTATCCAGAAAGAGGATAGTTCCGTACGCACCTACATCGAAATGGCAGCTTCAACCAAAGACAGCAAGGCCCTGGATATTTATCTGGGACTCGCAGAAGAGGAAATGCGTCACAAACTGCAGTTTCAGGCCGCTTACAATCGGGCCATGGAAGAATAACGGCCTTAGTAACCGCGAAAATCTATAAAGCTGTTACTAGAATGGCTCTCTGGGATTATCCAGACAAAAATCGACAAGTTCTTCAATTCTAGCAGTTCCGCCGCACATAACTTTGTCCGCCCCTCCCCAGTAGATCTTGACGGTGCCGTCTGGTTCGGGCACTGCAGCGCATGTAAAAACGACATTGTCGACATAACCGCTGACTTCCCACGGGTCTTCGGGTTGCAGTATCCATCGGTCGCCGACAGCTATAAGTCTGGCTGGATCGTCAAGGGCATGCATACAGACCCCGAGACGATAAACACTGCCGGACATGGTGGGGAATACACCGTGGTAAATGTTCAGCCAGCCGCGAGACGTTTTGATAGGCGGAGCACCTGGTCCTATCTTCATTTCGTCCCAGTGGTAGGTAACCGGCTTCATAATTACGCGAGATTCGCCCCAGTGGATAAGGTCCGGTGAATAGCTGATCCATACGGACCAGGGGCTGATGTCAGAATGCGGCCTGTCCAGTTTGACGTATTTGCCTCCTATCTTTTCCGGGAAAATGACGGTGTTGCGATAATCGGCCTGGGTGATGAATGCAACTCTTTCCAACGTAGTAAAATCTCTTGTGCGTGCCATGCCGATGCGTACACCATGAGGGCTGTAGGCAGAGTATGTAATGTAGTATTCGCCCTCTAACGGGTTGATCCTTGGATCCTCAACGCCGAAAGCTTCATATTCTGCAAATATGCCTTCGCTTGCCGGCGTCATGAAAGGTTCTGGGCGTACGGTGAACTTAATTCCGTCCTGTGAATCGGCGATACCGATGATAGATCGGCCGGTGTCGAGATGGGATCTGAAGAGCATTATGTACTTGCCCTGATGTTTGACCACACCCGCATTGTGAACCGTTTCGACTTTGTACGGCACATCGTCAGTCGTCAGTATGGGATTATTCGCGAACCGTTCGACGATAGGTTTGTGTTTCAATTGCGGTCTCCTTCAGCTCCTGTATTTTCTCCATATGCGGCTTTATGACACTTTTTCTGGTCTTAAGGCGTTCAAGCTCGAATATGCGCCAGTAGACCTTCTCATATTCACTGACCATGCATTTGATAGAAAAATTCTCTTCAACACGTTTTCGGCAAGCCCGGCGGTTTATCTTTGAAACCTTGCCGACCGCCTCGACGGCCTGGTCAACATTACCAACCAGATACCCCGTTTCGCCGTCAGAGATCACCTCTCGGCATGAACCGCGATCGTAAGCGATCACGGGCACCCCTGCCGCATTAGCCTCAGCCATAACAAGACCGAACCTTTCCGGAAGTTCGTTCAGATGGAGCAGGCAAAATGCCTCTTTGAACAATTCGTCACGCTCCAACGGCCCTACCGGACCTATGTACTCGATCTGCTTACCATCGACATTAGGTTTGACCATCTCTTCAAAATACTCGCGATCCTGCACGATCCCAGCCAGCTTAAGTTTTTTGTCGGTCCGCAATGCAACCTCTACCGCTAAATGGGTACCCTTGTCGGGATGTATCCTGCCCAACCAGACCAGGTAATCGCCCGGCTCTGGGGTAAAAGTCAGATTGGCCAGATCTATGCCATTGTAGACCGTTGCAAGATAAGGCAGATGCGGATCACGGTCCGAATCGCTTATCGATACGTAGTAGAGATCCTTGTATTTGCGGTAGACATCGAGAATCTTCGGCGAAGAGAAGCCGTGGATAGTGGTAAGCATAGGCGTTGAAATGTGTCTGCTGTAGGTAAGCGGCATGAAGTCGTAATTATTGTGGATCAGGTCGAATTTATGGGCATTTTCCATAAGTTCGCTAATGTGAAGGGCTTCCACGACTTTCGGTTCCAGCGTAGGGTCCTCCTCGTAGCCGTGAGGGACTACCGCGTGAAGTCTGGCTGATGTGACCGAATCAGCAGTTGCAAAAAGCGTCACATCCCAGCCGCGTCTGACTAGGCCCTCGGTGATATTACTCGCGACGGTCTCCCATGCTCCATACTGTCGGGGTGGTGTACGCCAGGCCACAGGTGAGAGCACGGCGATACGCTTTGAGGTGAACTGCATATATTGGCCTCCAACTACAACTCCATTGTATGCCGATTATACGCGAGAATAAGCTTGATTAAAAGAAAGTTAGGACGTAATTTTGTTTTTAGATCAATACTATGTTGCGGGGAAGAGAATTGAGGAGACACCATGCTAGTAGAGAGATTTGCCGAGAATCCGATCATCAGGCCACAAGATGTCACACCCAGCAGAGATGATAATGAGGTCGTGGGGGCATTTAATGCCGGAGCAACAGTGTTTCGCGGACAAATCCTGTTGCTGCTGCGTGTAGCTGAAAGGCCTAAGGACAAAGCAGCAGATGAGCAGGTCGCACCGATACTTAACCCGCATACAGGTGAAATTGAGCATTTCAGGGCGAAAAATGATGATCCTGCCGTTGAGATACCTGACTCGCGTTCGTTTTTCTACAACGGAAAGATCAACCTTACAAGCATTTCGCATTTGCGAATAGCTCGTAGTGATGACGGAGTACATTTCGAGATCGATGACCGCCCTGCCGTTTATCCGCAGACTTACTATGAAACATATGGGCTAGAGGACCCGAGGATCACACAGATCGGTGAGAAATGGTACATCACTTACAAAGTCGTTAGCGATCACGGCATCTGTACGGGGCTGCTTTCCACGGAGGACTTCGAGTATTTTGAACGGCACGGCATCATATTCTGCCCCGAGAATCTGGATGTAGTGCTGTTCCCTGAGATGATCCGCGGCGAATATTGGGCTCTTACCAGGCCTGTACCAATGTATATAGGCCCTAAGGCTATATGGGGTGCAAGATCGGACGACCTCATACACTGGGGCGGGCATTGCCCGGTTATCACACCAAGACCCGGTGAGTTTGACGGTGGAAAGGTGGGCGGAAGCTGCGTGCCCATCAAGACTGACGAAGGATGGCTGGAGATATACCACGGATCTGATATCGAAGACAGGTACTGCCTTGCTGCTGCCCTGCACGATCTGGAAGATCCGAGCAAGGTCATCGCAAGGTCAAAAGAACCGCTGATGCAGCCGGAAACTGATTACGAGATCAAGGGCTTTTACGGCAACGTCGTTTTTGCGTGCGGGCATGTCGAAAAGGACGGCGAGATAATCATCTATTACGGCGCCAGTGACGAGCATACCGCAGGCGCAAGGACGACGCTGGATAAGATCATGAATACACTTCAATAACTATTCAGCAAAACACACATGCAGGGTGACAATCGCTCGCAAGACAACGCTGCTGTGATCCAGTTTTGGCTCAAGTGCCATTATTTTACGTTAAAGTTACAACCTCATCATATTGAGGTACTGAAGTCTTCCAGCCGGTCTGCTGGGTGACATGATCAGCGAAGCTATTGGCGCTCTGTTCTTCGCCGTGAATAACAAAAACTTGTTTAGGTGCGGTTTTAAGGTTCTTGAGCCAGGCGAGCAGCTCATCACGATCCGCATGGCCTGAAAAACCATGTATGCGGGTAATCGTCGCATTCACGTCATATTGCTGACCGAGTATGCGAACCGGATTATCACCCTGGACAATACTTCTGCCCAGTGTGCCGACTGCCTGGTAGCCGACAAAAAGGACGGAGCTTTCCGGTCGCCAGATATTCTGCACGAGGTGGTGTTTGACTCGGCCGCCGGTGCACATACCAGAGCCCGCGATAACCATGACAGTGCCCTTGATGTTGTTAATAGCCTTCGATTCCTTGGTGGTTCGTACTAGTTGAAGGCCGGGGAATTCGAAAAGCGACTCATGACGAGCGACGAGTTCTTTCATCTCGTCGTCGTAAAGCTCCGGGTGCTTTTTGAAGACATCGGTTACCTTTACCGCCATTGGACTGTCCACAAAGGCGAGTATCGGCGGGATCCGGTCTTCGAGAAGGAGCTCATTCAAGTAGTACAAAACATCCTGTGCCCGCTCGACAGAGAATGAAGGGACAATGATGTTGCCGCCCTTCTGGTATGTCTCGTTGATAGCGTCGGCAAGATTGCCCTTGATATCATCCGTGCCCTCGTGCACTCGGTCACCGTATGTCGATTCGATGAATACATAATCAGCATGTTCGAATACCGCCGGGTCGCAGATGATCGGCCTGTCCCCGCGGCCGATGTCTCCGGAGAACAGCACCGTGCGATTTTCGCCGTCATCGTCACTGATCTTCAGCTTGATGGTAGATGCACCCAGAATATGGCCCGCGTTATGGAAGGTGGCCGTAACATATTCACCGATCTGGACGGGTTCTTCGTAAAGCACCGGGCTGAAAAGCGGTATCGTAGCTTCAGCATCAGCGGTAGTGTAAAGCGGTATAACCGGATGATCGACCTTTCTGCCCTCTTTACGGTGTCTTTTGCGCTTGAATGCAGCATCTTCTTCCTGCAGGTGTCCCGCGTCCATCAGCACTATCTGTGCAATCTCGGCAGTAGCGGCATTACAGTATATCTTGCCCTTAAATCCTTCCTCAACAAGCTTAGGGAGAAGACCACAGTGATCGAGATGGGCATGGGTTATCAATACCGCATCGATCGTGTGGGCGGGTACGGGGAAAGGAGCCCAGTTGCGGTCGCGCAGATGCCGTTCCTGATATAGGCCGCAATCGATGAGGATGCGTGTGCCGTTGACTTCGAGAAAATGTCTTGAACCGGTCACATTGCCGGCTGCACCGAGGAAATGTACTTTGGCTTCCATGAGATACCCTTACAAAGAATGATCAGAGCAAGCATTGTAATTAAGCGGTGCATAAAGGTCAACAATTTTACTGGTTAGATTCCTGTAATGGTGAAAATGACCGGCTATATAAATCACTTTTAGATGGTTGATAAAAGACATCAAGGCCATATAATGAATATGCAGCACTTACATGCAGACTCAGTTACGTAATTTGCAGCAAGATTTTTCATTAGACCTCAGGGAAAGGTTTGAATGAAAGAAGACAACGCCGGCACAATAATCAAGCTTAAGAGTCATATCAAGGTGCTTCAGCAGAGAATCTCGGAGCTGGAGAAGGCGGATGCACTCCATGAGCAGAGCATGCGTGCGCTTAATCGCAGACGTGAGCTCGGCCAGCTCATAACCAGCATTTCCAAGCAGTTCATTAATCTCCCCTTCGAGGAAGTAGATCAGGGCCTTGAGAAAGCTCTTGAGAGAATAGGGCTGTTTTTCGGATTAGACCGGGGGTATATATGCCTATTCACATGCGAAGGAGATTCGCTTGAGATCGCCCATTGCTGGAACAACAAAGGCATATCCTGTTTTGAAGAGAAAAGCCAGAAGCTGCAGCCTGATAGACTGCCATGGTTGATGAGACAGTTGCACAGCAATGAAATAGTCAAAGTGCACAATGTGGAAGTTCTGGGCCCGAATGCTTCGGCTGAGAAGGACTTCTGGTTGAGCCATTCAATCCGCTCTCTAGTATACATACCGCTGGTCCTTCGTAATGAGTTAGCAGGCTTCGTAGGGTTTGATTGCGTCCGTGAAGAGAGGCGATTTGATGAAGAGACAGGCGTCATGTTGAGCATCGTCAGCGAGATACTTGCAAACGCGATAGACAGCAAGAGGATCGAGACGGCAAGACGCGAATCAGAGGCCAATTACAGCTCGATATTCAACGCTGTAGAAGATTTGATACTCGTACATGACCTGGAAACGACCTGCATCATAGATGCCAATGACAACGCTATCGACCGACTGGGCCTCGACAGGCAAACGCTGGGCGAGACAAGACTAAAGGAGGTAATTGCAGATCGCAGTGAGAGCTCGGATGAAAAGATCAAAGATAATCTCACCAAGGTGCGGGCAGGAGAAACAGTACGTTCGGAAATCGTGCTCAAAGACAAAAACAACCGCCAGTTCTGGGGGGAAGTCAGCCTGAAAAAGGCGTTTATACAGGGCGCTGAACGTGCAGTGGCGGTGATACGTGACATCAGCGAGAGAAAGCGAGTGAATCTTGCTCTTTACATGAGCGAGCAGAGGTTCCGGGCGATAGCGGACCATACATATGACTGGGAGATTTGGGGGAGCCCAGGAGGAAGATGTATGTGGACCAACCCCGCAGTTGAACGCGTAACCGGCTACACTGTGCAGGAATGCATGGCGATGAAGGAGTTTCCAAAGCCTTTCGTCGTCGATGAGGATAAAGATCGCGTATACAACACGTTCGCCTCAGCAATGGAGGGCCATAGCGGGGACAACCTGGAATTCAGGATCGAACGCAAAGACGGAAGGATCATCTGGGGAGCGGCATCATGGACGCCGATTTACGACAAGAAAGGTGTCCAGCAGGGTTACAGGGCAAGCATTCGTGATATCACAAAGCAAAAGACCGCCGAGGAAGAGCTTAAAAAGAGCGAGGCCAGATTCCGGGCTGTTTTCGATCAGGCTTATCAGTTCATGGGTTTATTGACACCCGAAGGAACAATGCTCGACGTAAATTCCTCGGCACTGGAAGTCACATCAAAGAACAGAGATGATGTTATCGGGGAAACATTCTGGAAAACACCCTGGTGGTCGCATTCACAAGAAGAACGCAGCAGGGTTCGTGATAGTATAGTACGTGCCGGCCAGGGAGAATCCGTTCGTTTCGAGACCACGAACTGGAAAGCTGACGGTAATCTTGCATATATTGATTTCTCTATCAAGCCGATCAGGAACGAGGCCGGCGAGGTCGTGATGCTGATACCGGAGGGTCGTGACATCACAGAACGCAAAAAGATCGAACGGGCTCTCAAAGAAAGCCAGAGGCGCCTTTCGACGCTGATCAGCAATCTTCCCGGAATGGTCTATCGCTGCAGAAATGACCACGACTGGACCATGGAGTTTGTCAGCGACGGCTGTAAGGCGTTGACAGGTTATACCGCTTCGGAACTGACCTTGAATGCAAGCATGGAGTATGGGAAATTAATACATGAAGAGGATCGTGACTTTGTATGGGAAGAGGCACAGAAAGGTATCAATAGCCGCAAAGCATTCAGGTTGAAATATCGAATCGTACGAAAAGACGGCGAGGTACGCTGGGTCTGGGAACAAGGCAGAGGCGTTTTCAATGAATATAACGAGTTAGTTGGGGTCGAAGGCGTAATATCCGATGTCACGGAACAGCACGAAGTGGAAATCGAGCGAGAGGAGCTGCTTCGAAGCCTGTCGGAAAAGAATGACGAACTTGAAAGTGTAATATACGTGAGCTCGCATGACCTGAGGGCTCCTCTCGTAAATATCGAGGGATTCAGCGGGGAGCTCAGTAATTCTATCGATCAGTTCAGGGAGATCATCGACAGCGGAGGCGTTCCGGAGGATACGAGGGCCAGGCTCCTCGAGATGCTCGATGAGGACATTTCCGAATCAGTTGGGTTTATCAAGTCAAGCACACGAAAGATTGACAACCTGTTGCGGGGCCTGACGCGACTGTGCCGCGTAGGAAGACTGGATATGCATCCTCGAAAGCTTGACATGAATAAACTGATGAAAAATGTTCTCGCCAGCGAGTCAGAACAGCTCGATGCTGTGCATTCGCAGGTTGAGGTCGATGATCTGCCGCCCTGCCGAGGCGACGCCGACCAGATAGCTGAGGCTTTCGCGGACATAATTGATAACGCTGCAAAATACGTTTCTCCTGAACGCGAATCAAAGATAAGAGTTACAGGTTGGCGGGATAATGGCACTGTAACCTATTGCGTGGAAGACAACGGAGTTGGAATTCATTACAGCCAGAAGGAAACCATATTCGAGATATTCCACAGGATCGATCCGGAGGGAAATGTCAAAGGACAGGGCCTCGGCCTGACGATCGTCAAGCGTATAGTCAATCGGCATGGGGGAAAGGTCTGGATAGAATCGCTGGAAGGCATGGGAAGCAAGGTCTTCGTGAAACTGCCGAACGTTTAGACAGAGAATTCAACTGAGAACTTCGATGACGCTTACGGGAACTTATCTTGAATGAGCACCAAAGAAAAACGGGAAAAAGCTTAAATGATGAGGACAACTGCCGCATCTCTGTGATCATCCCCGTACTGCACGAATCTGCTGTCATCAACGAAACAGTACAACATGTTTTCTCTATTGACGGATCAGAAGACTGCGAAGTGATCGTTGCAGATGGATCGGATAATGCAGACACCCTGGGGGTAATCAAAGATGGACGAATCACAAAAATGCAGTCATCACCCGGTAGGGCAATTCAAATGAACGCAGGAGCAAACGCTGCCTGTGGAAATGTGCTTGTGTTCCTTCACGCTGACACCTTTTTGCCCAAAAATGCATTTACAGTCATAAAAAATGCAATCTCTAAGCAGCAATACGCAGTAGGTGCTTTCAAGCTGGGATTGGACTCAGACAAACTTACAATGAAGATAATAACTGCTTTGGCAAATTTGAGAAATCGAATCCTCCGCATCCCCTACGGTGACCAGGCGATCTTCATCAGAAGAGAACTCTTTGAGGAACTGGGAGGATTCCCAGCCATACCCCTGATGGAAGATATCGAACTGATGAAAAGGCTCAAACGCAAAGGCTGCAAGGTGTTTTTTTCGAAGGCCAAGGTTACAAGCTCAGCACGGAGATGGCAGAAAGAAGGGCCATGGCGATGTTCTGCACGCAATTTGATAATATCTGCAATGTATCATCTGGGAGTACCGGCCGAGCGATTGGTTAGATTCTACAGGAGTTAAAATGGCAGCACCTAAAGAGCATTACTCCGATAAAAGCTTTCAAGAGATCGTCAGCGGCATTTCGCCTGCCCTGCTGAAGCTGGACAGGCTGGAAACCCTTCAGGTCAATCTGGGCAACAGATGTAATCAGCAGTGCAGGCACTGCCATGTTCAGGCCGGTCCCCGCGGCAACAAGATCATGACGCGAGGGGTCATGGACAGCATTGTCTCGTTTGTAAAGAAGCATGGCGATCTTACAGTAGATATGACTGGGGGATGCCCGGAGATGAATCCGCATTTTTCATATTTCATGGAAGGCATTACTGAGGTTGTAAATCATATTATAGCGCGTACCAATCTTTCCGTATTTCTCGAAAACGACTATGACTGGGTCCCGAAATATTATGCTGATCACGGAGTAACCATCGTCGCTTCGTTGCCGTGTTACACCCAAGACAATGTTGACAACCAGCGGGGGCAAGGCGTGTTCGACAAAAGCATCAAGGCGATTCGTATGCTGAATAAACTTGGCTATGGGCAGGAGGATAACCTGGAGCTTGATCTTGTTTACAACCCAGCAGGCGCAACGCTTCCGCCTCCGCAGAGCGATCTCGAAGTAGACTATAAAAAACATCTGATCAATGACCATGATATAGTGTTCAATAAACTTTTCACGATCACAAACGCGCCGATCGGAAGATTCAGGCAGATACTTACAGAGCAGGATGAACTCGACTCTTACATCGCAATGCTGCGTGAAAACTTCAACAGCGAGGCCGCCCAGCAGATCATGTGCCGAAAACTGCTTAGCGTGGATTATCGCGGAATTGTCTATAACTGTGATTTCAATCAGGCATTAGGACTTCCTGCGATAGATGGATCAGGCTCAGTAATAACCATGGACAATCTAGAATCCGCAATGCGCGGAGAAATACGAATAATAACAGGTTCGCACTGCTTCTGCTGCACCGCTGGTGCAGGATCGAGCTGTACCGGCACCCTGGCCGGCAGCAAAAGCGGCGATGCTTAAGAATGGGGGCAAATACGATGTCTACACACAAAGGAAATTGTACTGCAATATTCGTGAAGTATCCCGAGCCGGGTAAGGTCAAGACTCGCCTGGGGAATCAGATCGGACATGACCAGGCAGCAGAACTCTACGGCAATTTTGTACTGGACATGATCGACGTATATCGCCAGGCTGATTGCCATTTGCGGATATTCGTAGATCCATCGAGCGACCGGGAGTTGTACAGAGAGTGGCTTGGAGACGACCTGACATATGCTGCGCAGACAGGCAAGGGTCTCGGAGAGAGAATGCTCAACGCCTTTGAGGAGATGTTTGCTGAAGGATTTTCAAAAGCGATCCTGACCGGTTCAGACATCCCCGATCTGACTGTGCAAACCATAAATGACGCATTCACCGCACTTTCGGAAAATGATGTCGTACTCGGGCCAAGCAGTGACGGCGGTTATTACTTGATTGGTTTTCGCGAAGCAAGCTTTGTGAAAGAGGTCTTCAAAGGCATATCCTGGAGCACGGATTCGGTGCTCGATGAAACCTTGAGCAAATTTACCGAACACGCTCTAAGTGAGCACATACTCGACCTGTGGCATGATATTGATACCAAGGAAGACCTGATCGAACTGATTTCGCGAAACAAGGACACCGCTTTCATGGATTCCAGAACTGTACGTTATCTGCACCAACATACAGATATAACCTTCGCTGAACACTAGACTTGACAGGAAGAGTGAGACCTTGAACAAGTACGACGTGGCAATCATCGGAGCTGGTTCTGCCGGGCTGGTAGCATGCAAGGTCGCTAACGGCCTGGGCAAGAAAACCGTGCTCATAGAGAAGGAGCATATCGGTG comes from the Anaerohalosphaera lusitana genome and includes:
- a CDS encoding glycosyltransferase family 4 protein: MQFTSKRIAVLSPVAWRTPPRQYGAWETVASNITEGLVRRGWDVTLFATADSVTSARLHAVVPHGYEEDPTLEPKVVEALHISELMENAHKFDLIHNNYDFMPLTYSRHISTPMLTTIHGFSSPKILDVYRKYKDLYYVSISDSDRDPHLPYLATVYNGIDLANLTFTPEPGDYLVWLGRIHPDKGTHLAVEVALRTDKKLKLAGIVQDREYFEEMVKPNVDGKQIEYIGPVGPLERDELFKEAFCLLHLNELPERFGLVMAEANAAGVPVIAYDRGSCREVISDGETGYLVGNVDQAVEAVGKVSKINRRACRKRVEENFSIKCMVSEYEKVYWRIFELERLKTRKSVIKPHMEKIQELKETAIETQTYRRTVRE
- a CDS encoding ferritin family protein, which translates into the protein MPKTSTEIKALQDAVTREVEAYLFYKNLAARTRDEDSKDIFEMLAQEEVRHKENLELELMKRGCTVQDQGEPDWPGRIAGEEMGKFDLDYIDALRIAIQKEDSSVRTYIEMAASTKDSKALDIYLGLAEEEMRHKLQFQAAYNRAMEE
- the arsS gene encoding arsenosugar biosynthesis radical SAM (seleno)protein ArsS (Some members of this family are selenoproteins.), which encodes MAAPKEHYSDKSFQEIVSGISPALLKLDRLETLQVNLGNRCNQQCRHCHVQAGPRGNKIMTRGVMDSIVSFVKKHGDLTVDMTGGCPEMNPHFSYFMEGITEVVNHIIARTNLSVFLENDYDWVPKYYADHGVTIVASLPCYTQDNVDNQRGQGVFDKSIKAIRMLNKLGYGQEDNLELDLVYNPAGATLPPPQSDLEVDYKKHLINDHDIVFNKLFTITNAPIGRFRQILTEQDELDSYIAMLRENFNSEAAQQIMCRKLLSVDYRGIVYNCDFNQALGLPAIDGSGSVITMDNLESAMRGEIRIITGSHCFCCTAGAGSSCTGTLAGSKSGDA
- a CDS encoding glycoside hydrolase family 130 protein; this translates as MKHKPIVERFANNPILTTDDVPYKVETVHNAGVVKHQGKYIMLFRSHLDTGRSIIGIADSQDGIKFTVRPEPFMTPASEGIFAEYEAFGVEDPRINPLEGEYYITYSAYSPHGVRIGMARTRDFTTLERVAFITQADYRNTVIFPEKIGGKYVKLDRPHSDISPWSVWISYSPDLIHWGESRVIMKPVTYHWDEMKIGPGAPPIKTSRGWLNIYHGVFPTMSGSVYRLGVCMHALDDPARLIAVGDRWILQPEDPWEVSGYVDNVVFTCAAVPEPDGTVKIYWGGADKVMCGGTARIEELVDFCLDNPREPF
- a CDS encoding TIGR04283 family arsenosugar biosynthesis glycosyltransferase; this encodes MIIPVLHESAVINETVQHVFSIDGSEDCEVIVADGSDNADTLGVIKDGRITKMQSSPGRAIQMNAGANAACGNVLVFLHADTFLPKNAFTVIKNAISKQQYAVGAFKLGLDSDKLTMKIITALANLRNRILRIPYGDQAIFIRRELFEELGGFPAIPLMEDIELMKRLKRKGCKVFFSKAKVTSSARRWQKEGPWRCSARNLIISAMYHLGVPAERLVRFYRS
- a CDS encoding glycoside hydrolase family 130 protein; its protein translation is MLVERFAENPIIRPQDVTPSRDDNEVVGAFNAGATVFRGQILLLLRVAERPKDKAADEQVAPILNPHTGEIEHFRAKNDDPAVEIPDSRSFFYNGKINLTSISHLRIARSDDGVHFEIDDRPAVYPQTYYETYGLEDPRITQIGEKWYITYKVVSDHGICTGLLSTEDFEYFERHGIIFCPENLDVVLFPEMIRGEYWALTRPVPMYIGPKAIWGARSDDLIHWGGHCPVITPRPGEFDGGKVGGSCVPIKTDEGWLEIYHGSDIEDRYCLAAALHDLEDPSKVIARSKEPLMQPETDYEIKGFYGNVVFACGHVEKDGEIIIYYGASDEHTAGARTTLDKIMNTLQ
- a CDS encoding RidA family protein codes for the protein MKKQRKIIKTTKAPQAIGPYSQALLVDDSLYISGQLGLDPSTGEIVGESVASQTHQVFKNIVAILGEADMALENVVQCQVFLSDMGDFAEVNAVYAEYFPENPPTRAAFEVSQLPAGGKVEILATAVK
- a CDS encoding PAS domain S-box protein: MKEDNAGTIIKLKSHIKVLQQRISELEKADALHEQSMRALNRRRELGQLITSISKQFINLPFEEVDQGLEKALERIGLFFGLDRGYICLFTCEGDSLEIAHCWNNKGISCFEEKSQKLQPDRLPWLMRQLHSNEIVKVHNVEVLGPNASAEKDFWLSHSIRSLVYIPLVLRNELAGFVGFDCVREERRFDEETGVMLSIVSEILANAIDSKRIETARRESEANYSSIFNAVEDLILVHDLETTCIIDANDNAIDRLGLDRQTLGETRLKEVIADRSESSDEKIKDNLTKVRAGETVRSEIVLKDKNNRQFWGEVSLKKAFIQGAERAVAVIRDISERKRVNLALYMSEQRFRAIADHTYDWEIWGSPGGRCMWTNPAVERVTGYTVQECMAMKEFPKPFVVDEDKDRVYNTFASAMEGHSGDNLEFRIERKDGRIIWGAASWTPIYDKKGVQQGYRASIRDITKQKTAEEELKKSEARFRAVFDQAYQFMGLLTPEGTMLDVNSSALEVTSKNRDDVIGETFWKTPWWSHSQEERSRVRDSIVRAGQGESVRFETTNWKADGNLAYIDFSIKPIRNEAGEVVMLIPEGRDITERKKIERALKESQRRLSTLISNLPGMVYRCRNDHDWTMEFVSDGCKALTGYTASELTLNASMEYGKLIHEEDRDFVWEEAQKGINSRKAFRLKYRIVRKDGEVRWVWEQGRGVFNEYNELVGVEGVISDVTEQHEVEIEREELLRSLSEKNDELESVIYVSSHDLRAPLVNIEGFSGELSNSIDQFREIIDSGGVPEDTRARLLEMLDEDISESVGFIKSSTRKIDNLLRGLTRLCRVGRLDMHPRKLDMNKLMKNVLASESEQLDAVHSQVEVDDLPPCRGDADQIAEAFADIIDNAAKYVSPERESKIRVTGWRDNGTVTYCVEDNGVGIHYSQKETIFEIFHRIDPEGNVKGQGLGLTIVKRIVNRHGGKVWIESLEGMGSKVFVKLPNV
- a CDS encoding MBL fold metallo-hydrolase RNA specificity domain-containing protein; amino-acid sequence: MEAKVHFLGAAGNVTGSRHFLEVNGTRILIDCGLYQERHLRDRNWAPFPVPAHTIDAVLITHAHLDHCGLLPKLVEEGFKGKIYCNAATAEIAQIVLMDAGHLQEEDAAFKRKRHRKEGRKVDHPVIPLYTTADAEATIPLFSPVLYEEPVQIGEYVTATFHNAGHILGASTIKLKISDDDGENRTVLFSGDIGRGDRPIICDPAVFEHADYVFIESTYGDRVHEGTDDIKGNLADAINETYQKGGNIIVPSFSVERAQDVLYYLNELLLEDRIPPILAFVDSPMAVKVTDVFKKHPELYDDEMKELVARHESLFEFPGLQLVRTTKESKAINNIKGTVMVIAGSGMCTGGRVKHHLVQNIWRPESSVLFVGYQAVGTLGRSIVQGDNPVRILGQQYDVNATITRIHGFSGHADRDELLAWLKNLKTAPKQVFVIHGEEQSANSFADHVTQQTGWKTSVPQYDEVVTLT